GTAAACAATTGGTTCATTAATGCCCGTCGACGTATCTTGCTACCGATGCTGGAGAATACCTCCGACAACTCTGGGGAGTAAGATTGTGTAACTCCAAATCTTGCTTAAATGCCAATCCTAGTCCACCAAAGACCAACTACCAGTATGGAGTGTCAACCTCAGGTTAAAACGGCAAACTACAAACACTCTTCAAGATGAAAAACTGGAAGGAAATATGTGGCCGATTCGCAGTACTGTTTGCAACATGCCATCATCTGTTAAAAATAGCCTCACAATCAAGTCCTAAGCTCTACGTTACCGCACGACACGGATGGTCCATTAAGGCGAACTGAAGTACGTGTTTTAGAAAACAATCCTTTGTTCGTCATCAAGGGGCGCCTAATCAATGTTTTCGAGAATTAAAGTGAAACATCGCATTGTACACAAGATTATGTTTCACAAACAAGTGTCACCGTAATCGATGTTTTACGATTAATTGAGGGGCGTTAGGAatgcgcaacaacaacaatcccTCGCGTAATTACTCGACCGTGTTGAACTGTATCAATTTGATTCCTATTTTTAGATGAAGTATGAATTGGGAGAAAAAATTGCGTGATTTTATCCCATTTCCTTGAAGGATTTTTTCCTCATCCCTTCGTGGTAGGAGCGTTCTAATCAACTTGTCAGCTTGCCTGtcgagcaaacaaaatttcctTCCTTAGtttactgtttaaaaaaaactaaggaATTCAAGCAGTAGAAAGGCGAACCAGTGGCCGAGTAATTGCTCCAATCAATGTGGGTAAACAGTGCCATGCCAGCTTGTGTTGGGCCGTTTGTACCAGTGGTACCGTGCCATCCGATTTGAATAGAAAtgcaatttacaaacaaattcatcCCAATCAGAATTACCCCGCACAAGCGCACGGGAAGCGACAATCGTTACCCACGGTCGAATTTCGGTCACAGCACAGATTCCATAGAACAGGCCCTGCCCAGTTCCTTCCGTCACCGGGTGAAGTGGGTTATTAATTAACCCGACTGCAAGCTGCTTCGCTATCCTTTCATCGGTTAATGCTATTAATGGTGAAGGTGAATGTGTGagagagcgaacaaaaaaaccacgacAGTAGTGTGTCCAGCGAGGATACTATTCGTGCGTGCCGGTGCGCTATGATGAGGTCTGAattgattaatatttattacctTCGTAATGAGCCTCCACCCCCGTTCGTGGTTAAAGGACGACGGAGCGGGAGACctgtgggttttatttttcggtttTCTCCCCTCCCTTCAAGTGGGGGTGCTGGGAAGTCTTCAAACACGCGGCATAAAGGTAACTCAATTATCGGGGATGGTGGAAATGGTGTCGGGTATTCTGAAATCTGGAACCGGCAATGCGTGAACGAAAGGTTTCGTGTGACGTTCGAACGCCGTTGAGAAGAAGCCGGAATTGAAATGGATTTGTGCGTTTCGGGGGTTGGTTGAATGCTTCGATTATACCTCACCGGTTGTAGCAGCGCGACCAGTGGTGGATGTAATCGGATGACgattacataaataaataacatttgcatacatttggaGGCACGCTTGTAAGCTCACAAACTCGACAACATGCACGGAGTGGACTGTTAGATTAAAATCCCTCAACGATGATAACCGCATGATTACGAACGATGCACTTAAAAAAGGTAGCAGGACGCTGGTAAAGATTTCAACCTGGTTCCCGTAAGGCGACGCATaattgaaaggaaaaagagCACTTAAATCGCTTCCTGGGACATTTTTTCCCGAacgtggaaaataataaacttccAAAATGGTGCACGTGGAGATACGCCGCAGGGCAAGAGCGAAGATAActcatacaaaacaaacaagccaAGTATacgtaaatgaaacaaacactcAATCCTGctagaagaaaatggaaatcgaAATGGAAAGATATTCTATTTAGTATATATCGATGCAAACGATCGTTTGCACACACTACGAGATAAGCAAAAGAAAGTTACTTTTAAGTGTCATATTAGGTTCCGTTTTCTAAGTTTAAATTGGTGACATGAAACTACTGtgaaagaatgaaacaaaGCAACAGATATACGTACACTAGTATACTAAGagcgggaaaggaaaaacgaaacaaaacaacaaaaactaagCAAGTTAAACTATGTAGTAAGTATGAATCTATCGGAATCGGCGTTTCAGTAGCGGTGAATAAGTACATTAGAAAACGCACAAGGAGAAAAATACTCTGAACGGTTCTTTCACAAGCGAATTGGCGATCCGTAGCGAGAAggtgtgaatgaaaaaaaaacgattcggAAATTAACAACACGCTGATACCACGAGCAAGGAAGGACGAGTGAAGTCTGTGATAAtagatttatttgatttccatATCGCcatgaaaagaaacgaaagcgaGAAACGGaatgttgaaacaaaaatgcgGCCCCGTCAGCAATCAGCAACAGAAACCAGTACCAGTACACTCCAATCGTCAGTGTGCAATTGCGTAAGAAGAGAAAGCACTACAATTCCATACAATTGGAGCAGTAGTGTTCTTGAGTTTGAACCAAAAAAtcaccattttgtttgatgCACTGCATTATTGGATTATCGATTTTCCCATCTGCACACAAACCAGCTGTCGTTACCGATTTGGGACAGTCGTCATGAAGTGTCCGTTGTAAAAAGCAGTGAAAATGCAACTACTGGTACACACACTCTTATACGATAGAATGTACCGAAAGGAATCTTTAAGCTTAAAACAGAGAGAGAACTAGCTCGAGGTGTGAAGaacggaacgaaaacaaaaaccaaccagtCATCGAAGTAACTGAAGTATACCATATTTGAAATAAGCAGAAACGCAACGTGTGACCCAGTATACCGAAGAAGGAAGCAAGAGTAAGCAAAAAGTAATACAAAACAGTAAACTACAAAAGACGCAACACGAAAGAAGAAAGTAAACCGAGAATGCCAAGTGTGTAAAGCttttgtgttggaaaattagtgaaacaaaactttcGTTGTTTAGTGTATTCaagtgaaaacaacaaaactcaacAAACGGCGAAGAAACGATGCAATTTGCTGAAGAAGGAAGAATGTGAAACTACAAAATACCATCGTCTCTGCTGCGAACCTTGTATACGTAATaggaaacaaaagaacaaagaaTTCATATTGTGAGTGAGGCAAACGAAATAATAGAAGATAACAAATTTACGTTATTATTTTCTAACATTAacatatatctatatatatatatatacatgaATATATTCCTAGTAGTGTAaggtttttattaacatttccTAATACAGTTAAGAGAATggaagagaaaggaaaaaggcaaaagaaaggaaggaaaatgaaaagtatACTAATTTCCCTGTCTCGAAACGAACCGTAAACTTACTTTAACGTTTCTTTTCTCTAGCTAACAAtgtattgttttcctttttccaatGGCCACATTCAGAACACTAACTAATGTatactaaaaaaacaaacaaacaaaaatgcaaccatTGTTAGCCAAATAGTAAATGATAAAACTCATTAAACAGGCACCGTCCAAAAACTGAAGCTAAACACGGTGTAAAGTTGTGGAAGAACCCGTCTCACCGAAGCATTCTTCCAAACAAGCTTTGTGTCCACAACACAGCAGCAACCCTCCTTCAACACCCGTGGTCATTCTTCCAGAATCGAGAAACAAAGATGTTACCATGTTACGTTAGCCTGTAGGTCCCGCGAACCACGTGTGTAGAAagttggttgtgtttgttgatggtggtgtgcGTTTGGGGATGAAGGAAAATCATTTGCACGTTCCTTCCCTGTCCTGTGTACTACTTTTGATTGAAATGCCTCCAAGTCTTATCGAAAAGAGCGGTTAGGTATTGCGTGACACGAACCCAACTCACACTCGACCCGCTGTGATTATGCGGGGGGAGTCCttggaaaatagttttttttttaatctgctTTAGTCAGCCATAGAAGAGGAGAGTGGAACTGACCGTTTGGTAGAACGGGTTCCTTTTCATAAGATTTCTTTTCAAAGGATCCACACGTAAATGCAAAGAATAATTTACAACAGGAAGGAACTGTTTTCCACGCGTTTCTTTGTTGATTTCAAATATCTCAGCCAACACACTGAtccaaaagtttttttttttatagatgaatgaatacattttgaaggccatgcaaacacaaacacataactTAACGTCCGTGCCATTAAGAGAAAAGTGAAAGTGGATATGATAATTAAGAGAAGATAAAACTAGTGTAGAATAGCGATGAGAGGCAAGATTGCTGCTTGACGGTGACAACACAGAACTACCTTCAGTTAAAAAGTACGTAAAACATAACTTTAGATCTAGAGACAACAAAATGTATAccgcattaaaacaaaaaaaaaatacctacCATGGGAACGAACCTAGAACAACGCGCACTTTCTTCCGCTTGGGGGAGCGTTCATGCttgttttttgctatttgtttgcGCTTTACAAAAATGTACATGTAAAGGGAAAACCACACAATTACTttgtttgtaacaaaaaagaaagaaaaatttaaacgTAAAATTTAGAAAATCGGTACACAACACCCTGTTTAGCTTACACTATTTCGGCAAAATAAACTAAAGCAGAGAAAGTAACAAACACGAAAAGCAAAGACGAAACGCAAAGTAAAGCAAATGAACTAACAGTGGCCGGGTGACGGAAAGAAGTGAACATCGGTGTAACAAAGAGTAATTTACAACGCAAGATGGCAACGGCAATGCTCTACTAATGCCGGAAGGAGAATGGTTACCacccacaaaaacaaacgaaaagaaaatgtatacTATTATATTATGAATTGATCATTACAACAACTCAAGTGAATGCTAGAAGAAGGAAATTCCCTTCCTATGCGCAAACGCAAGCAAACCTAGCGCAAGAAAACCGGAACCGAACCGGAAGCTGCCTCATTTAAACCCAGAAATGACAGCTGAGAATAAAACTATTTGAAATCTATGCTCAGAGAAACCTCAATGAACCGTGGACGGGAACGAAAGAAATTGGGCAACGATTGGTTActgtttgttggttgtttaATAACTTATCTATTTCTTTTGTAGTCGTGCGTGTTTTGATAAAACCGTTGCTCCTTTCTATGCCAGCTGATTGTATTGTGTTGGGAGCGCGTGGATAACGGACTTCAGATCGCGATTGTTCGTTTTACGAAGTTCAACGGCGGCATGCGTGAGCTGCATGGAACAGTCGGGTGAAGCGTTGAGAGGCAGTGTGCTGATTTCGCGCTCGAAAATGTGTGCCAACCCTTCGAGCAGCTCGACAAACCCGAGCGATAATGCGGCCCGTCGGATGCGGTTCAGCTCCTTGTAGAAGTGTTGCGTCTTTTCGGGCAGTTTCTTCGCGTGTCGCAATACCTTCTGTATGTCGGACTGTAGACTGGCGTGCCGGATCCAAACGACAATAGTTTGCGAGTAGCTGCGCTTGTCTGCCTTGATGGGGAACGATGGGTTTTCGCCCTGGAAAGCGTCTTCCAGTGTGCCGAGGTAGCGTAGATCACCCAACCACGGTACTACGTCACTGCCGGGCGGGAGCACATTCAGCATGAGGTTCCACTTTTTCTTACCATCCGCGTACGAGTAGATGAACCCGTACCAATTATCGCCAACCAACACCAGGGCGGCCATGTTTTCTACCTTGAGCGCACCATGCAGCAGCACGCAGACCGATTCCTTGTTCACGTCCGTACCGTCCAGCCCGTGATCTTCATGCTGATGATGTTCGCCTGCGTCCGATTTGGCGTAGAACGCTTTAATGTCGGCTTCGAGACGTTCTTCGGCGGATGAGTGGCCGTGCCCGTTCTTCAATCCACCGTTAGATGACGGCTTTCCACTTTCGTTCTGCTCGGAAGCTCCAACCGTGCCGCCAACGCTGCGTGGTAGTATCAAGTGTCTGCTGACGGACATTGGAGAACCAATGTCGGACATTCGGAGAAATCCGCACACTTCCAGCCGACGTGACATCAGCTTGGTTGTCTCAGCACCCAACACATCACGTGCGGTGTAGGGAAGTGGAGCTGGCCACACGGTCACGGGTTCTTCCAGCCGGAAGTATCCTCCACAACGCAGTGTTGCTTCGAACTGTCGATAATTGATATCGCACATTGTTCCAAAGCACTCCAGCGCCGATGTTCGCGTCAGCTGCCTCACAATGTCCTCGCCATCATCTCCGGTGATCGGTGACGCATCATCTCCCGCCGATTCTTCATGCTTTATCTTCATGCGTGGTATAAACAGTTGTCCCTTCTGGCCGCTCACTTCCAACAGCTGCATGTAAAGCTTCGTGCCACATCGAAAGGCGGAATCTGTGGACAGACTCCCGAGGCACATAAACGATAGTTTGCTCGGGTAGGAGAAACCGACCCACTGGTTTTCGCCCGGAGGTGGAATGGCGGCACTGTTGCTTCCAACCGTCACCATTGCCTTTGAACCATCGGTCGTTGCGGCTGCCGCTGCAGCTGACGCACATGCCGCCTTGTATGTCTGTAAGTTAATAATCGTATTCTTGAGCGAACTCGGTCCCATTCCAACTCCACAGTCAGTAATGAAGATGATCTGACAGTAGTTCTGACTGCCCCAATGCGCCTTAAACGCATTGTTCACCGCTACCAGCACATTCTCCAGACACGTCTTGTCGTAATGCTCGATCTTGTGCAACGCATTCCGGATGGAGTCGTAATCGCGCGTaaaatccaccaccacctcgtACAACGACGAATAGATTATCTGACGGAAAGAAGTacaagaaataagaaaaaggcTACGTCCCACCCTAGCTTTCCCTCCCTGCCATTTCCTTCGAAAGCAACTCCACGCTACACGACAGTAAgaaaaatgaaggtttggaGATTTGTTGtcgtattttaattaatcattgTCTGCAAATTTCTTGAGGCGTTCTGTTGGTCGCAATCGTATTGTAATAAAGAATAGTTGTATTTTTGTctggcggtgtgtgtgtgtatatgtgctCTGGTAcagatgtgtatgtgtgttagtTTTGCTATAATAAGATCCAAATGTTAGCATTATGTACAAAGGTGCTGTCCGACACGGTGCAGGATGCGGGAAGATGTTATACAAGCCTCATCCAGCTCGCCGGTCCCACCTCTACTTTACACTCTGCTGCGCCTCACGCTTGGCGTTGACCAGATCGACCAGCTCCTTCACTCGCCGCATGCAATCCTTTTTCGTCCGGTTCGGTATACACTCCGCTATCCGGTCCCAGCGATCCGGACCACACGACACCGGGTACGTCTTGATGGCTTGCTCAAGCAGCGCCTGTTCCTCCTTGCTCCAGACCCGATTCGCATCCTTTTTGGCCGCCGTACCACCGCCGGCGGGTTTCGTTTTCCCTTCACCGGTCACCGGGGCAGTATTATTAAGTTTATTATTGCTATCCTCCGTCGTCGTTCCGTTCACCAGCGGTTTATCCTCTTTCACAGCCTGCTTCGGTTGCTTGTTGCGATTTTCCTTGCCCTCGGCAGCGGCACCGTTTTCTTCCGTCGTTACATGGCCCTTCGTTCCGCCATTTACTATCGGTGATGCGACTACCGTTTTCTTCTCAACCGCTGCCGGCTTAGGTTTACTTTCGTGCTGTCCCTTCTCCTTGGCCGCTGCCTCGGTTGCCTCCTTCATGCTGATCTCCGAATTGTCGATTATCTTGAGATCCTTTTTACTGCGTTCGAACGATTCGTACGCCTGCTGGTTAACTACCGTCTTAAGGTCACTCTTGGAGAAATCACCTGCCTGCAGTTCCTTCGCCTTGTTCAGGGCGTCCTTAGCGTAGAACCGCATATCGCCCAGTTCCGTGCCGTGCTGGTTCAGATAGTTCGCTATCACCTCCCAACGGGAAATCGTTCCGGCCGGGAACAGATTCACGGCCTTTATCAGCAACTGCACATTATCGTGCGTCCACATAGCCTTCCGATTGACAACTTTCAGTCCGGCATTGTTCGGTATCTGCGCCGTCTGCTGGGCGACGATGCGTTCCTGCTCACGCTTAGCCTCCAGATCGTCGAGCGCTTTGACAAAAACGTCCCGTCCGCCCGTCGCTAGCTCCTTGTTGAAATCTTGCAGCTCGAGCAGCTTGAACGAATCGATCAGCTTCTCCACACCCTCCAGATGCTTCAACCGTTCCTTGTCGTTCGTGGCAAAATAATCCTTGCCCTTGGCCGTATCGCGGAACAATTTGCGCTCCTTCTTCATTATACGCTTCGTCCGCTCACGTTCGATCTGTATTTGCTCGATGCGCTTCTGTTCTGCCTCCTCGGCACGCTGTTTTGCTTCTGCCGCTTCCTTAACCGCACGTTCCTCCTCCGCCTTCTGCACCTGGTAGGCGGTCTGTTTTGCCCGCTTGGCTGCCAGTTTGCGTTCTTTTTCCTCTCGCTTGAATCGGACTACGCGTGGATCGTTGTTGTACGCCAAATCCACCAGCGAACGGATCCGAGCCGATTCTTCCTTCTTACGTTTCAACCGGATggctttgttctgtttttcaaTCCAACGGCGTTCCTCCCGATCCTGACCCTTCTCCTTGTCCTCCTCATCGAGATAGCTGAACTCACGCCAGCTCTGGAAGTTGTACCAAAAGTCGTAAAAGTGTTCTACCGCCTCGCGGGACGTACTATCGTCGCCCAGCTGGGGTGCTGATTTCCGCGATTCGTTCCAACGGGCATTGCGTCTGAACACGTCCCGGAGCATGCCGAAGAAATCCTTTTCCACCTCGGACTGGGACGGAAGCGCATCGTCAAATTCGGGATCGATAGAGTCGAAGGCACGACGGTTCTTCAGGGTGCCGAGCGTTTCGTACGCCATCGTGATGCAATGAAAGTAATCATCGTCCTGCTTTACATTTTCGCCCAGTGCTTTTCGTTTGTCTGGATGGTGCTTCAATACTATCTTGCGATATGCCCGTTTGATGTCGTCATCGGTCGCCTCAAATCTGCACAACACGGAGGAGAGAAAAACGCGTTACAAAGACAATCGTGTACACATCGCGAACGAGTGGAGATGCATGCTTACCTCATCTTCTTCAGTCCAAGCACTGCGTAATGGTCCTGATTTTTCCAATCCTTCGGATCCAAACTCTTCAGATAGTCGATGTCAACTTCGAACAGCTCATCAAACAGAGCTTCCGGATCGACAGCGCCGGATGTCATGTCTTGTGCCGCATCTGCCGGCAGCACGCCGGAAGCGATCAGCTCATCCCGTGTCGGTGGGCATTTCGGTGCaattggtttcgtttcgtgaAGGTACTGTAGATATTCTAACCCTTCGTTCCATTCGGTGCCCGCTGAACAGCGTCGCAGGTCGTAATTAGTTCTCAGTGCAACGGTTAGCACGGCCGAAGAAGCTCGTTGGCTTTTGTCACTAGCGGCTGCCATGGTGGTGCTGACGATGTACGACGAACCGCACTATGTAATATGcgtctttcttttctctcccGTCTTTTATGTAACACCCAACAACGAGTCCGCTGGGGGGAACGTAGAGTCGGCTTCTGGCAGCGCTTCTATTTCGTCTTGAGCAACGACGACCAATTAGACAGTTACGAACGTTCGTCTCACTTTTTCACAGCCGCAATCCCACAAACGGGCTGCACTACCGATACCTAACCTCAAACACGTGGGGTGATCGCACCGATGTAAACGACACACCAGACAGCTGCAACTACGGCGACGGATCGGGTTGTTTGCTGCACATTTCCTCTCTTTTAATGGTGCGCGCTGCACGGGCAACGTTTGGACCCACCTTCTTTCGACGCGTTTCAGTTGATCAGGAACTCACAAATACCCGGGCTTTGGCGTGCGAAGAGCGAAGGAATTTTTCACAGGCAGAATTTACTTGACATAGCGCGGAAAAACTTCACACACAGGCAGCGCGGCTCGGTTCGTAAAACTGGTGCACACGAGTGCGTTTAAGCGTGCGAGTTGAAGTTTGCAGACGCCGCGGGTTCGAACATGCTTTCGAACATTGCATATCTTTTCTGAGACCTTTTCGAAATGAGTCCAtctcccttttttcctttcgtgtaGTGTGGTGCTTTCTCTCCCGTTCTCTcacgcaaacaaaccaatgTAAACAATGCCCTAAGCATATCCCAATCCCTCCTATTTATGCACTTACCAACGATACGTATTCCAAACGGGCATGCTTGGTGAGATAATCCAACACGTAATTGATGCCCTGGACGGCTAGTTGATGATAGGTCAGCACATTATCCGATTCCGCACTACTAGATCCACCGGTGCTTGATGGTTGGTTTGGAATGGGGCGCGACATCGAAAGCGACACGTCCAACGCTATGATGGTAGGCATGCTGGTAATCGGAAGATTCTACTGTACGCTAAACAATTGTACCCAACATTTAAAAACACCTGCAAACCACATAAAACCACTAAAATTGGGGTGCGATTCAATGTTTATATCCGggattttgcttttgcatgtATCAAACAATAGCTGTCAAAGCGCTGATAGAACGTCAAGATgctgtcgccgccatttttcACGCGCTGTTGTTTTTCATCAATATTTGCAAGAAAGCCGTACAGCCGAGgcatttgaaattgaaatatttcatcacatttgcAATTCTCTCATCGTAGCAGAACGAGATGCCGAAACTAAAAATCCCCAAAGCGGAATTCAGTGACGAAAAGCCGGACTTAAGCGttaaagtaaagcaaaagcGTAAAAATGCGCACCAGGTGCGTAAGTATTTTCAGTCCGCTGGCCCAACCAAGCAAAAGTGCAACTTCTGCGGCTGGGAAACGCGTGAAAATGCCACACGAATGGTGCAGCATATCGTGCAGCGGTGTAACGATGCGACGTCGGAAGCCCGAGACGAGATAtcggcatcggtggtggatgCCGAAGAACGGCTTATGCAGTCCTTCTTTACGTCGCATAACAAAAAGGTTGTGCACGACTTTTTCAAATCGGTGGACAACGATCGGAAGCGTCAGTGTGTGTTCTGCAAATGGACCACGATCTTGAACCTGACACGGATGCGTTATCACATCCTGCAGATGTGTCACTATGTGCCGCCCACGGTCAGGCAAAGCTTCCTGAAGCAGGAACACTCGGATGATTCTCAGTATGATACGTACTGCATCGTTAATGTGGATGATGGTGATCGTAAGGGGCTGCAGGTGGTGTCCAGCAGTTCGTTAGAGCATGCTGATGCGGCAGTAGTTCAGGAGGTGGTGATCAACTCTGACGATTACATGGATCAGGTGGAGCCAGACACGTACTATGAAGAGGAGGTTGCAGAACAACTGTCGCAAGACCATCCGGATGATCTGCCGGTTAAGAAGTCTGCATCGGACGATGAGATTGAGTTGGATTTGGAAGAAGACGAAAATCAAAGTGAAGAGCTGCCTGAAGCTGAGGCGCCTGAAGACGAAGGCAAGAAAGCCGAGCTTCAGTTTGTCAATGTTACCGAAAGATATTACAcggtaaagaaaagaaacgttCTGGAAAGATCTCCACCCGTTAAGACCGTAAATGTAACGAAACAACGAGCAACAGAAGTGCgaaaaaatcaaacgatcAGGCAATCCCCGAAACCTACCACACTGCGAATAGTACCTCAAAAGAATCAGTCAAGATTGAGCGAAgaacaaatgaataaattcaGGACACGTTTGGCCATTGCCAGCACACCGAAACAAACAGCTGTGGTTAGGAAGGAACAAGACGCAACAAAATCTCCTCCTCGGAAAAGTGATCAGACTGCaccgcaaaaagaaaagcgagaTGAGAACTCAattccactgttgcaaaagtCGGTCACCATCGTGAAGACATCACAGCAGGTAAAGCATCGCGCAGGAACGTCGACGTCTCTTCAGAATACCCCGCGACAGGTACGTGCAGTTTTACTTTATTAAGCAAAATGTTAGTTCTCTGAGTACATAATACAGATGCAAGAGGTTTAGGATAAGcgttaaaacaacaaagaa
This Anopheles marshallii chromosome 3, idAnoMarsDA_429_01, whole genome shotgun sequence DNA region includes the following protein-coding sequences:
- the LOC128711479 gene encoding integrator complex subunit 14 — translated: MPTIIALDVSLSMSRPIPNQPSSTGGSSSAESDNVLTYHQLAVQGINYVLDYLTKHARLEYVSLIIYSSLYEVVVDFTRDYDSIRNALHKIEHYDKTCLENVLVAVNNAFKAHWGSQNYCQIIFITDCGVGMGPSSLKNTIINLQTYKAACASAAAAAATTDGSKAMVTVGSNSAAIPPPGENQWVGFSYPSKLSFMCLGSLSTDSAFRCGTKLYMQLLEVSGQKGQLFIPRMKIKHEESAGDDASPITGDDGEDIVRQLTRTSALECFGTMCDINYRQFEATLRCGGYFRLEEPVTVWPAPLPYTARDVLGAETTKLMSRRLEVCGFLRMSDIGSPMSVSRHLILPRSVGGTVGASEQNESGKPSSNGGLKNGHGHSSAEERLEADIKAFYAKSDAGEHHQHEDHGLDGTDVNKESVCVLLHGALKVENMAALVLVGDNWYGFIYSYADGKKKWNLMLNVLPPGSDVVPWLGDLRYLGTLEDAFQGENPSFPIKADKRSYSQTIVVWIRHASLQSDIQKVLRHAKKLPEKTQHFYKELNRIRRAALSLGFVELLEGLAHIFEREISTLPLNASPDCSMQLTHAAVELRKTNNRDLKSVIHALPTQYNQLA
- the LOC128711023 gene encoding uncharacterized protein LOC128711023 produces the protein MPKLKIPKAEFSDEKPDLSVKVKQKRKNAHQVRKYFQSAGPTKQKCNFCGWETRENATRMVQHIVQRCNDATSEARDEISASVVDAEERLMQSFFTSHNKKVVHDFFKSVDNDRKRQCVFCKWTTILNLTRMRYHILQMCHYVPPTVRQSFLKQEHSDDSQYDTYCIVNVDDGDRKGLQVVSSSSLEHADAAVVQEVVINSDDYMDQVEPDTYYEEEVAEQLSQDHPDDLPVKKSASDDEIELDLEEDENQSEELPEAEAPEDEGKKAELQFVNVTERYYTVKKRNVLERSPPVKTVNVTKQRATEVRKNQTIRQSPKPTTLRIVPQKNQSRLSEEQMNKFRTRLAIASTPKQTAVVRKEQDATKSPPRKSDQTAPQKEKRDENSIPLLQKSVTIVKTSQQVKHRAGTSTSLQNTPRQESDAAVPEDQGSCHSFGGGHVYPQEAPRFVDHKLQYTKAVISRPAPEFEATAVVDGAFKKIKLSDYRGKYLVFFFYPLDFTFVCPTEILAFSDRVNEFKKLNTEVIAASIDSHFTHLAWINTPRKEGGLGTINIPLVSDITHTISKDYGVFLDDLGHTLRGLFIIDDRGILRQITMNDLPVGRSVDETLRLVQAFQYTDKHGEVCPAGWKPGQDTIVPNPEAKIKYFEKNH
- the LOC128711478 gene encoding dnaJ homolog subfamily C member 2 is translated as MAAASDKSQRASSAVLTVALRTNYDLRRCSAGTEWNEGLEYLQYLHETKPIAPKCPPTRDELIASGVLPADAAQDMTSGAVDPEALFDELFEVDIDYLKSLDPKDWKNQDHYAVLGLKKMRFEATDDDIKRAYRKIVLKHHPDKRKALGENVKQDDDYFHCITMAYETLGTLKNRRAFDSIDPEFDDALPSQSEVEKDFFGMLRDVFRRNARWNESRKSAPQLGDDSTSREAVEHFYDFWYNFQSWREFSYLDEEDKEKGQDREERRWIEKQNKAIRLKRKKEESARIRSLVDLAYNNDPRVVRFKREEKERKLAAKRAKQTAYQVQKAEEERAVKEAAEAKQRAEEAEQKRIEQIQIERERTKRIMKKERKLFRDTAKGKDYFATNDKERLKHLEGVEKLIDSFKLLELQDFNKELATGGRDVFVKALDDLEAKREQERIVAQQTAQIPNNAGLKVVNRKAMWTHDNVQLLIKAVNLFPAGTISRWEVIANYLNQHGTELGDMRFYAKDALNKAKELQAGDFSKSDLKTVVNQQAYESFERSKKDLKIIDNSEISMKEATEAAAKEKGQHESKPKPAAVEKKTVVASPIVNGGTKGHVTTEENGAAAEGKENRNKQPKQAVKEDKPLVNGTTTEDSNNKLNNTAPVTGEGKTKPAGGGTAAKKDANRVWSKEEQALLEQAIKTYPVSCGPDRWDRIAECIPNRTKKDCMRRVKELVDLVNAKREAQQSVK